In one Sphingomonas sp. AP4-R1 genomic region, the following are encoded:
- a CDS encoding aldo/keto reductase: MEYRQLGSSGLRAPALSFGTGTFGGKGPLFSAWGTSDTEEARHLIDICLEAGVNLFDTADVYSDGASEEILGQAIKGRRDDVLISTKTGLPTGDGPQDWGASRARLIHAVEDALRRLGTDRIDLLQLHAFDASTPTEEVMGTLDLLIRAGKIRYAGVSNYPGWQVMKAQGLADRHGWPRLVAHQVYYSLIGRAYEADLMPLAADQGVGALVWSPLGWGRLTGKIGRNRPLPEGSRLHETEQFAPPVETELLYRVIDELEAIAAETDKTVPQIAINWLLRRPTVSSVIIGARNEEQLRQNLGAVGWVLTPEQVARLDTASDVLPPYPHTPYRQQEGFARLNPALV, from the coding sequence ATGGAATATCGGCAACTGGGATCGTCGGGCCTGCGCGCACCGGCGCTCAGCTTCGGCACCGGCACGTTCGGCGGCAAGGGGCCGCTGTTCAGCGCCTGGGGCACGAGCGACACCGAAGAAGCGCGACATCTGATCGACATCTGCCTCGAAGCCGGCGTCAACCTGTTCGACACAGCCGACGTCTATTCGGACGGTGCCTCGGAGGAAATCCTTGGGCAGGCGATCAAGGGCCGGCGCGACGATGTGCTGATCTCCACCAAGACCGGCCTGCCGACGGGCGACGGCCCGCAGGACTGGGGCGCCTCGCGCGCGCGCCTGATTCACGCAGTGGAAGATGCGCTGCGCCGGCTCGGCACCGATCGGATCGACCTGCTCCAGCTTCACGCCTTCGACGCCTCGACTCCGACAGAGGAGGTGATGGGCACGCTCGATCTGCTCATCCGCGCCGGCAAGATCCGCTATGCCGGCGTCTCCAACTATCCCGGCTGGCAGGTGATGAAGGCGCAAGGGCTGGCCGATCGGCACGGCTGGCCGCGCCTCGTCGCCCATCAAGTCTATTATTCGCTGATCGGCCGCGCTTACGAGGCCGACCTGATGCCGCTCGCCGCCGATCAGGGAGTCGGCGCGCTGGTCTGGAGCCCGCTCGGCTGGGGGCGGCTGACCGGCAAGATCGGCCGCAACCGCCCGCTCCCCGAAGGCAGCCGCCTCCACGAGACCGAGCAATTCGCCCCGCCGGTCGAAACAGAACTTCTCTATCGCGTGATCGACGAACTGGAGGCGATCGCCGCCGAGACCGACAAGACCGTGCCCCAGATCGCGATCAACTGGTTGCTGCGCCGCCCGACCGTCTCCTCGGTCATCATCGGCGCGCGCAACGAGGAACAACTGCGCCAGAATCTCGGCGCGGTCGGCTGGGTACTGACGCCCGAGCAGGTCGCCCGGCTGGACACGGCCAGCGACGTGCTGCCGCCCTACCCGCACACCCCCTATCGCCAGCAGGAGGGCTTCGCCCGCCTGAACCCGGCGTTGGTCTGA
- a CDS encoding LysR family transcriptional regulator has translation MDAKLAGGADRARSLGLFAMVVEQGSFSAAGRALELSPSAVARAVDRIEARLGVRLLLRSTRALSLTAEGQTYLQSARRILADLDEAEQRIADQGAPRGRLRISAALSHGRLCVVPLLGEFAALYPHILIDIALTDTLVDIAAGQADVAIRFGPLADSMLTARKLGETRRVIVASPDYLARNGVPRDPEDLHAHNCLNFNFRRAEPIWPFRRDGQDFTLAVKGSIEANNGETLGQLAASGVGIARVGAFSIADEIESGRLAPILEEYNPGDVELIHAVFVGGTTIPARIRVFVDFLAARLRQGAG, from the coding sequence ATGGATGCAAAGCTGGCGGGCGGTGCCGATCGGGCGCGATCGCTTGGCCTCTTTGCGATGGTGGTCGAACAGGGGAGTTTCTCGGCGGCCGGGCGGGCGCTCGAACTCAGCCCGTCAGCGGTCGCCCGCGCGGTCGATCGGATCGAGGCGCGGCTGGGCGTCCGCCTGCTGCTGCGCTCGACGCGCGCTTTATCGCTGACGGCGGAAGGGCAGACCTATCTCCAGTCGGCCCGGCGCATTCTCGCCGATCTGGACGAGGCGGAGCAGCGGATCGCCGACCAGGGTGCGCCGCGCGGACGGCTGCGGATCAGCGCGGCGTTGTCCCACGGGCGGCTCTGCGTGGTGCCGTTGCTGGGCGAATTTGCCGCGCTCTACCCGCACATCCTGATCGACATCGCGCTCACCGATACGCTGGTGGATATCGCTGCGGGACAGGCCGATGTCGCGATCCGCTTCGGCCCGCTGGCCGACAGCATGCTGACCGCGCGCAAGCTGGGCGAGACGCGGCGGGTGATCGTCGCCTCGCCCGACTATCTCGCCCGCAACGGCGTGCCGCGTGACCCTGAGGACCTGCACGCGCACAATTGCCTCAACTTCAACTTCCGCCGGGCCGAGCCGATCTGGCCTTTCCGCCGCGACGGGCAGGATTTCACGCTGGCGGTAAAGGGCAGCATCGAAGCCAACAACGGCGAAACGCTGGGTCAATTGGCCGCGTCGGGGGTCGGTATCGCCCGCGTCGGAGCTTTCAGCATCGCGGACGAGATCGAGAGCGGGCGCCTCGCCCCGATCCTCGAGGAGTATAATCCCGGCGACGTCGAGCTCATCCATGCGGTGTTTGTCGGTGGGACGACCATTCCCGCACGGATCCGCGTGTTCGTCGATTTTCTCGCGGCACGGCTGCGTCAGGGGGCCGGGTGA
- a CDS encoding NAD(P)/FAD-dependent oxidoreductase, whose amino-acid sequence MRPLNIAIAGCGPAGLATALLLHRDGHAVTLFERFDTPRPIGSGLMIQPTGLAVLRELGLAGPLLDHGARIARLRGESGAGGRVVLDVRYAALGRRDRFGVGIHRATLFALLHAAVTAEGITIEAGRPIAGTELRSGNQRRLMFENGESAGPFDLVVDALGTRTPLAPPCGRALAYGALWGTVDWPDACGFDDAALEQRYRRASAMVGVMPVGRRVSGDTRQAAFFWSLRADRLDAWRTAGLDAWKAEVAELWPATRPLLDQIVSADLLTFAHYAHRTLAAPAQTGMIHLGDAWHSASPQLGQGANMALLDAYALAIALREFADVEDALAHAIALRHKHVRLYQALTALLTPVYQSDSHLIPFIRDRLVGPISKLWPVPRIQAALVSGLVGGPLGPLRLDRPPE is encoded by the coding sequence ATGCGACCCCTCAACATTGCCATCGCTGGTTGCGGGCCGGCCGGTCTCGCAACCGCGTTGCTGCTTCATCGCGATGGCCACGCAGTAACTCTGTTCGAAAGGTTCGACACCCCTCGTCCAATCGGCTCGGGACTGATGATCCAGCCGACAGGCTTGGCCGTGCTACGGGAGTTGGGCTTGGCAGGCCCCCTTCTCGATCATGGCGCACGGATCGCGCGGCTTCGAGGTGAATCCGGCGCTGGTGGCCGTGTGGTACTCGACGTCCGCTACGCTGCGTTGGGGCGGCGCGACAGGTTCGGCGTGGGTATTCACCGCGCAACCTTGTTCGCCTTGCTGCACGCCGCTGTCACGGCCGAGGGCATCACGATCGAAGCGGGACGCCCGATTGCCGGCACTGAACTGCGATCCGGGAACCAGCGTCGCCTCATGTTCGAGAACGGCGAGAGCGCTGGGCCGTTTGATCTGGTCGTCGATGCCCTCGGCACCCGCACCCCGTTGGCGCCGCCATGCGGGCGCGCCCTTGCTTATGGCGCACTCTGGGGGACGGTCGACTGGCCCGATGCGTGCGGCTTCGACGATGCGGCGCTGGAACAGCGCTATCGCCGTGCCAGCGCCATGGTCGGCGTGATGCCGGTGGGCAGGCGCGTAAGTGGCGACACGCGGCAAGCCGCTTTCTTCTGGTCCCTGCGCGCCGACCGGCTCGATGCATGGCGGACGGCCGGGCTCGATGCCTGGAAGGCCGAGGTCGCGGAGCTATGGCCCGCGACCCGGCCATTGCTGGATCAGATCGTCTCGGCGGACCTGCTGACCTTCGCGCATTATGCGCACAGGACGCTGGCGGCACCCGCGCAGACCGGCATGATTCACCTCGGCGATGCGTGGCATTCTGCCAGCCCGCAACTGGGGCAAGGCGCGAACATGGCGCTGCTCGACGCCTACGCACTGGCGATCGCGTTGCGGGAATTCGCGGATGTCGAGGATGCCCTGGCACACGCGATCGCGCTACGGCACAAGCACGTCCGCCTCTATCAGGCACTGACGGCGCTGCTCACGCCGGTCTATCAGTCCGACAGCCACCTGATCCCGTTCATCCGCGACCGCCTCGTCGGGCCGATCTCGAAACTCTGGCCGGTGCCGCGGATTCAGGCCGCCCTCGTCAGCGGTCTGGTCGGCGGTCCGCTGGGCCCGCTGCGGCTCGATCGACCGCCAGAGTGA